In Exiguobacterium sibiricum 7-3, a genomic segment contains:
- a CDS encoding VOC family protein, with product MRYPATPCITLNGTAAEAIAYYDRTLGLKPRRILSETNALGQQEIFHAHLANDAFELMLWDVSSALPAASHILLLLSFETTEEISAAYAALAEDGQIMEALGVPSFGGLYAQVTDPFGVTFVLEYSENGRESAG from the coding sequence ATGCGTTACCCAGCGACACCTTGCATTACCTTGAATGGCACAGCGGCAGAGGCCATTGCGTATTATGACCGGACATTGGGGTTAAAACCACGCCGCATCTTATCGGAAACAAATGCGCTAGGTCAACAGGAAATCTTTCATGCCCATTTGGCGAATGATGCTTTTGAATTGATGCTGTGGGACGTCTCGTCAGCGCTTCCGGCGGCTTCGCACATCCTGCTGCTGCTGTCATTTGAGACGACCGAAGAAATTTCAGCCGCCTACGCGGCACTGGCAGAAGACGGTCAGATCATGGAAGCGTTGGGCGTGCCGAGTTTCGGTGGGTTATATGCTCAAGTGACGGATCCTTTTGGGGTCACTTTCGTTTTGGAGTACTCCGAAAACGGACGCGAATCAGCCGGTTAA
- a CDS encoding aldose epimerase family protein, with protein sequence MSEHTKSLPEIDFVRHTLTQPGIEVEIWNYGGIINDIRVADRDGVRESVVLGLETVEEYQNHSPYFGAIVGRVAGRIGQARMEVEGTVYPLAANDGEHHLHGGIHGFDQALFEVMEMTETQLHLRHVSPDGAEGYPGTVTLDAIYQLDGLALTLTMEATTDQTTPLNLTNHTYWNLSGNLRRDILDHRLQVPSDTYLPVGEDLLPIGEVRDVTGTPLDFRTGRSIRSGAESGHPETTAAGNGYDHPFVLSGQAIRLEDRESGRFLEVTTDQPVVVLYTGTQLETNYTIRGVASRPSLGLCLETQVHPNAVKEASFPDVLVRPGETYRWETTYRFGTDGS encoded by the coding sequence ATGAGTGAGCACACAAAATCACTTCCGGAAATCGATTTCGTGCGGCACACGTTGACGCAACCTGGGATTGAAGTTGAGATTTGGAACTACGGCGGCATCATCAACGATATTCGTGTTGCAGACCGGGACGGTGTGAGGGAAAGTGTTGTCCTTGGACTGGAGACCGTCGAAGAGTATCAAAACCATTCCCCGTACTTTGGAGCGATTGTCGGCCGGGTCGCCGGACGCATCGGCCAAGCGCGGATGGAAGTCGAGGGCACCGTTTATCCGTTGGCAGCCAATGACGGAGAGCACCATCTTCATGGCGGGATTCACGGATTTGATCAAGCACTGTTTGAAGTCATGGAGATGACGGAAACGCAGCTCCATTTACGGCACGTCAGTCCGGATGGAGCGGAAGGTTATCCCGGTACTGTCACGCTGGATGCGATTTATCAACTCGACGGTCTGGCGTTGACGTTGACGATGGAAGCGACGACGGACCAAACAACACCGTTGAACTTGACGAACCATACGTACTGGAACCTGTCGGGGAACTTACGTCGGGATATTCTGGATCATCGTTTGCAAGTACCGAGTGACACGTACCTGCCCGTCGGAGAGGATCTGTTGCCGATCGGAGAGGTTCGTGACGTGACCGGAACACCCCTTGATTTTCGTACCGGACGTTCGATCCGCAGTGGTGCGGAGTCCGGGCATCCGGAAACAACGGCAGCCGGCAACGGGTATGACCATCCGTTCGTCTTGTCGGGACAAGCGATTCGACTGGAAGACCGGGAAAGCGGCCGTTTTCTGGAAGTGACGACCGATCAGCCGGTCGTTGTCCTCTACACCGGTACACAACTCGAAACAAACTATACGATTCGCGGTGTCGCTTCACGTCCGTCACTCGGTCTGTGTCTTGAGACACAGGTCCATCCGAATGCCGTCAAAGAGGCATCTTTCCCGGACGTGTTAGTACGACCGGGCGAGACATACCGCTGGGAAACGACATATCGCTTCGGGACAGATGGTTCGTAA